The genomic DNA caccaacatggcggacgcTTAACTTAAATGTATGACGTCAGCTGCAAACCGAGAATTTGGCAGATAACGTGACAGCCTTAGCTCAGCTCCGtgctttgtactctgatagagcacgttCTTTTAACCAATAACAGCGCGTGTTTTATAGGAACTTTGTTATAAAACATCCTGAATCATTTTTTAATCATCCCACACACCCCAAAAAGTCAACAATCGTAACGCTACTACAAGTTGAGGAAATTTCCACTCCTGCCATTGGTCATCGGTTCGCATTAATGCCTTCCAGCTTCCATTAATCCCTTCTAATCCCTTCCAGCTTCCATTAATCCCTTCTAATCCCTTCCAGCTTCCATTAATCCCTTCTAATCCCTTCCAGCTTATTCATAGTCATCCAGACATACTCATTTACTTCTCCTAACTTTCCCACAGTTCCTAGGGAAAGTACGTTCGAACACAGCTTTTCATAGCAATCCAAGATTTTGTTTGGGTTGGTTCCATGAATCGTCGGAAGTGACATGATACTAGTGACGTAAGCgctaacaatttcattttctttcccatACTTGCCTCTTAGAATATTTTTCGCTCGTTGGTAGCTTTCTGTTGTAAGCGGTAGACCATCCTTGAGCTAGGAGGACTTCGTAACCTGTGTGCCGCTAACCCTAACCAATTCGTGGTACAAAGACATCTTGGCGGAGTACGACCACCTGAGAGAGGTGGAAGTAGATGAAGTCGATTTGAAGAAAGAGCTCGCCGTCCACTTAATCCTCGGAACAAGCGAATACACAAGAATTAAAACGGAGACCACACCTAAAATGGGGAAACCTGCAGAACCGATATTTGAACTAACGCGCTTTGGATGGATCCCCATGTCTTCTGGAAGCGAACCACTCCTAACCCAGATGTTTCTGACCAAGACATCCAAAGTTGATTATGGAGAGCTTTGCAGACTCGATGAATGTGCTTGGATTAGAAGATTGTCCCGATGGCAACCAAAACCTAGTCTACGAGGAGTTTAAAGAACAGCTTGTGAGAAGCCCTAAAGGATGGTATGTATCCTGTCTACTCTGGAAGGTAACCATCCATCCTTACCTCACAACAAGCATGGAGTTTGAAGCGCTTGGACAACCTGATGAGAAAATTGGAGAAGTAGCCATGCGTGTTGCCAAAATGTGATGACATCACTCAGGACCAGTTGACGCAAGCAATATTGGAACGAGCACTCAAGGAACCAGAGGAATAAGAGTTCTACCTTCCACACAAAAAGGTAGTGCGGGAGACAGCTGAGAGTACTAAGATTCATATCATCTACGGTGGACCTGCCCGAAGCAGTAAATCAGCATCCTCCCTTGATGAGTGTTCAGAGACAGGTCCACCCTCGCAGAATAAGCTTTGGAGTGTACTCGCCAGGAACAGATTCTATCCCGTGGTTCAAGCAGGTGATTTAAAACAATGGTTCTTACAAGTGAGGACCAGAGAGGGAGAACGAGACACGATGCGATTTCATTGGTTGAAGGACCTAGAGACCAAGCAAGCGGAACCTCTCAGATTCACACGAGCACTATTCGGGATATCCACATCACCATTCCATCTTGGAGGAGTTATAGATCAGCACCTGTGAAACCTTCAGCAGAACTTCCCAAACGAAGTCGAAGAAGTTATACGGAGCCTCTCTGTTGACAACCTGACTAAAAACAATTCCAACCTTTGTCGTCTCGCGATCTCTTCGCACAACTGTGTGATGTGGCGAGTAGTGAAT from Pocillopora verrucosa isolate sample1 chromosome 10, ASM3666991v2, whole genome shotgun sequence includes the following:
- the LOC136283951 gene encoding uncharacterized protein, which produces MESFADSMNVLGLEDCPDGNQNLVYEEFKEQLVRSPKGWYVSCLLWKVVRETAESTKIHIIYGGPARSSKSASSLDECSETGPPSQNKLWSVLARNRFYPVVQAGDLKQWFLQVRTREGERDTMRFHWLKDLETKQAEPLRFTRALFGISTSPFHLGGVIDQHL